In the Chloroflexota bacterium genome, one interval contains:
- the pyrR gene encoding bifunctional pyr operon transcriptional regulator/uracil phosphoribosyltransferase PyrR, which produces MAPGQAAVDAKVLLDAEGIRRAIHRMSHEIVEQNGGVEGLVLVGLLTRGVPLARRMQQAIATFEKVEVPCGQLDITLYRDDLFDGRILELGETALPTDISGANVVLVDDVLFTGRTIRAALDAVMDFGRPRSIGLAVLVDRGHRELPIRANFVGKNVPTAWDESVDVHVAEIDGCDEVVIARKG; this is translated from the coding sequence TTGGCCCCGGGGCAGGCCGCCGTGGACGCTAAGGTGCTGCTCGACGCCGAGGGAATTCGCCGCGCGATCCACCGGATGTCCCACGAGATCGTCGAGCAGAATGGCGGCGTCGAGGGCCTCGTGCTCGTCGGACTGCTCACGCGGGGCGTCCCTCTTGCCCGTCGCATGCAGCAGGCCATCGCCACTTTCGAGAAGGTCGAAGTCCCTTGCGGCCAGCTTGACATTACGCTGTACCGGGACGACCTCTTCGATGGGCGGATCCTGGAGCTGGGGGAGACCGCGCTCCCCACGGACATCTCCGGCGCCAACGTTGTTCTGGTGGACGACGTCCTCTTCACCGGCCGAACGATTCGCGCCGCCCTGGACGCCGTCATGGACTTCGGGCGCCCGCGGTCGATCGGTCTCGCGGTCCTGGTGGACCGCGGACATCGCGAGCTGCCGATCCGGGCGAACTTTGTCGGAAAGAACGTGCCGACGGCGTGGGACGAAAGCGTGGACGTGCACGTCGCCGAGATCGACGGCTGCGACGAGGTCGTGATTGCGAGGAAGGGTTGA
- a CDS encoding regulatory protein RecX — translation MRASAPGASISAISHQRRARSGRVNVAIDGAFAFSLAVPIAASVRAGDPVDEATVNALLRRDEQERAHERALRFLATRPRSEAEVRRRLARAGYSPQAADATANRLKAEGLVDDDAFAAYWVSQRMTFHPRGPRALRAELRAKGVDATRTSAAIEPIQPSQALQAYRAALRRAERLCEPDERRFVHDLIAYLARRGFDYGPAREAVALLWKEHGEIPSASSVP, via the coding sequence ATGCGCGCGAGCGCCCCGGGCGCCTCCATCAGCGCGATCTCCCATCAGCGGCGGGCCCGATCCGGGCGAGTCAACGTCGCCATCGACGGCGCCTTCGCCTTCTCGCTCGCCGTTCCGATCGCGGCTAGCGTGCGGGCCGGCGACCCCGTCGACGAGGCGACCGTCAACGCGCTCCTGCGTCGCGACGAGCAGGAGCGCGCACACGAGCGGGCGCTGCGCTTTCTCGCCACGCGTCCCCGCAGCGAGGCGGAAGTTCGGCGTCGATTGGCGCGGGCAGGGTATTCGCCGCAGGCCGCCGACGCTACGGCGAATCGTCTCAAGGCCGAGGGCCTGGTCGATGACGACGCGTTTGCCGCGTACTGGGTCTCTCAACGCATGACCTTTCACCCCCGTGGACCTCGCGCGCTCCGCGCCGAGCTTCGGGCGAAGGGCGTCGACGCGACGCGAACGTCAGCGGCAATCGAGCCCATACAGCCCTCCCAGGCGTTGCAGGCCTATCGCGCCGCACTGCGGCGCGCCGAGCGTCTGTGCGAGCCAGACGAGCGGCGCTTCGTGCACGACCTGATCGCGTATTTGGCGCGCCGTGGGTTCGACTACGGTCCCGCTCGGGAGGCCGTCGCCCTTCTGTGGAAGGAGCACGGCGAGATTCCGAGCGCATCCTCCGTGCCGTGA
- the katG gene encoding catalase/peroxidase HPI yields MKDTTASASESENPSIPAPTPKRVRPRTNKDWWPNQVDLSILNKHARRSNPMGEDYNYAQEFKTLDVEALKRDLMQLMTTSQEWWPADYGHYGPLFIRMTWHAAGTYRIADGRGGGGEGAQRFPPLNSWPDNANLDKARRLLWPIKQKYGRKISWADLIIFAGNVAYESMGFKTFGFGFGRPDIWEPDEIFWGPEDTWLGDERHVAEGEIQGPFAADHMGLIYVNPEGPGGNPDPALAAKYIRQTFGRMAMNDEETVALIVGGHTVGKAHGAAPAPQYVGPEPEAASLADQGLGWKNSYGSGKGPDTITSGLEGPWTTEPTKWDNGFLDNLYNYDYQLTTSPAGAKQYAPKPDASGAVPTAPDAHDPSKRQTTMMLTTDLALKTDPTYAAITKRFHEHPDQLADAFGKAWYKLLHRDMGPISRYLGPWVAEPQLWQDPVPPVDHELIGEQDVAALKEKLLASGLSISQLVSTAWASAATFRGTDKRGGANGARIRLAPQKDWEVNNPAELARVLRTLEQIQQEFNQSQSGGKRVSLADLIVLGGCAAVEQAAKNAGYDVRVPFAPGRTDASQEQTDVESFAVLEPRFDGFRNYLHAGEELPPETLLVERAFMLNLSAPEMTVLVGGMRALGANYRQSKHGMLTSRPETLTNDFFVNLLDMGTEWRPSGSDASVYEGRNRSTGELRWTATAVDLVFGAHSQLRAISEVYACDDAKEKFVRDFVAAWDKVMNLDRFDLAAQGGSARP; encoded by the coding sequence ATGAAGGATACAACGGCGAGTGCCAGCGAAAGTGAGAATCCATCGATCCCTGCCCCGACTCCCAAGCGGGTTCGCCCAAGGACCAACAAAGACTGGTGGCCCAATCAGGTGGACCTTTCGATTCTCAACAAGCACGCGCGCCGGTCCAATCCGATGGGCGAGGACTACAACTACGCGCAGGAGTTCAAGACCCTCGATGTCGAAGCGCTCAAGCGGGATCTCATGCAGCTCATGACGACGTCGCAGGAGTGGTGGCCGGCGGACTACGGGCACTACGGCCCGCTTTTCATCCGGATGACGTGGCACGCCGCGGGCACGTACCGGATCGCCGACGGCCGGGGCGGTGGTGGAGAGGGCGCTCAGCGCTTCCCACCCCTCAACAGCTGGCCAGACAATGCGAACCTCGACAAGGCCCGCCGGTTGCTCTGGCCGATCAAGCAAAAATACGGTCGCAAGATCTCCTGGGCGGATTTGATCATTTTTGCCGGCAACGTGGCCTACGAGTCGATGGGGTTCAAGACGTTTGGCTTCGGATTCGGGCGCCCCGACATCTGGGAGCCCGACGAAATCTTCTGGGGACCGGAAGATACCTGGCTCGGGGACGAGCGCCACGTCGCTGAGGGAGAGATTCAGGGACCGTTCGCCGCCGATCACATGGGCCTGATCTATGTGAATCCGGAGGGCCCAGGCGGCAACCCAGACCCGGCCCTCGCCGCGAAGTACATCCGACAAACGTTCGGGCGCATGGCGATGAACGACGAGGAGACCGTGGCGCTCATCGTGGGAGGCCACACGGTTGGCAAGGCCCATGGCGCCGCCCCTGCGCCCCAGTACGTCGGCCCCGAACCTGAGGCGGCCAGCTTGGCCGACCAGGGCCTCGGCTGGAAGAATAGCTATGGCAGCGGCAAGGGCCCCGACACGATCACCAGTGGACTGGAGGGTCCCTGGACCACCGAGCCCACGAAGTGGGACAACGGGTTCCTCGACAATCTGTACAACTACGACTACCAGCTGACGACGAGTCCGGCCGGCGCGAAGCAGTACGCTCCCAAGCCTGACGCATCGGGCGCGGTCCCCACCGCGCCCGATGCCCACGATCCATCTAAGCGGCAGACCACGATGATGCTCACCACCGACCTGGCGCTCAAGACGGACCCGACGTACGCGGCGATCACGAAGCGCTTTCATGAACACCCGGACCAGCTTGCGGACGCCTTCGGCAAGGCGTGGTACAAGCTCTTGCACCGAGACATGGGACCGATCTCCCGCTACCTCGGCCCCTGGGTTGCGGAGCCGCAGCTCTGGCAGGATCCTGTTCCGCCAGTCGATCATGAGCTTATCGGGGAGCAGGACGTCGCTGCCCTCAAGGAAAAGCTCCTCGCATCGGGACTCAGCATCTCCCAGCTCGTCTCCACCGCCTGGGCGTCGGCAGCGACGTTCCGCGGCACCGACAAGCGCGGCGGGGCCAACGGGGCGCGGATTCGCCTCGCGCCGCAAAAGGACTGGGAAGTCAACAACCCGGCCGAGCTGGCCCGGGTGCTGCGGACTCTCGAGCAAATTCAACAAGAGTTCAACCAATCACAATCCGGCGGGAAGAGGGTCTCCCTCGCAGACCTGATCGTCCTGGGCGGATGCGCTGCCGTCGAGCAAGCGGCGAAGAACGCCGGATACGACGTCCGGGTCCCGTTCGCGCCGGGCCGTACGGACGCTTCCCAGGAGCAAACGGACGTCGAGTCGTTCGCCGTGCTCGAACCCAGGTTCGACGGGTTCCGCAACTACCTGCACGCGGGGGAGGAGCTGCCGCCCGAAACGTTGCTCGTGGAGCGGGCATTCATGCTGAACCTGAGCGCTCCTGAGATGACCGTTCTCGTCGGCGGGATGCGAGCCCTGGGCGCCAACTACCGGCAATCCAAGCACGGCATGCTGACGAGCCGCCCTGAGACGCTGACCAACGACTTCTTCGTCAACCTGCTCGACATGGGCACGGAGTGGAGGCCATCCGGCTCGGACGCGAGCGTCTACGAAGGCCGCAACCGCTCGACGGGCGAGCTCAGGTGGACCGCCACCGCCGTCGACCTCGTCTTCGGAGCGCACTCGCAGCTTCGCGCGATCTCAGAGGTCTACGCGTGTGACGACGCGAAGGAGAAGTTCGTGCGCGATTTCGTGGCCGCCTGGGACAAGGTGATGAATCTCGATCGTTTCGACCTCGCGGCACAGGGCGGGAGCGCGCGTCCGTAG
- a CDS encoding helix-turn-helix domain-containing protein codes for MISFGVQIARPPTLSTAAAATVADALRLALPSGTLVVQGQPHVHRRISWVRSFITRPWVISNIEPDALVILSLRGLTSRSEMMGLPRLFQALSTAGVAGIILSDELPEGIATSEAEDTLPILILPPDVGLQEVERSVISLIVDRDGQVQRRALEIYQRLIQLALDGATTQGMAATLAQEAGRVVYLENEYGIRQAFAAPTDREVHGLPPDEQSHTLYSARDILGVSAGAPASDQSIGPIRRILSNHEYAVCSSPISLGGTIAGFLTLLGRTQDMQDLDEQIVVRAASAFAVPIAKQRAIMETQTRLQGGFLEHLFSGTFSDEDEIAARARYLGHDLREPYDAACIVLDEPTDARGAVDEAQRAGVWTSFLDIAHREILEQWPRALLRERGDVLAVLIPAREAASPSSLGAQMEATRARLAALVGSASPTIGLGRRASGPRAIVRSYAEAERAARIGRQFLGGNQTIAFDDLGVYRVIARVEDRETLEAFCREYLGTLEEYDAKHDAELVETLEGFFACNGNHARAADTLHLHRNTLLYRLDRIQALTGRDLADAENRLSLQLALKIRRVVPTLRAGGPRSPSGEEP; via the coding sequence ATGATATCGTTTGGTGTGCAGATTGCCCGACCGCCGACGCTGAGCACCGCCGCCGCCGCCACGGTGGCCGACGCGCTGCGGCTCGCCCTTCCCTCCGGCACGCTGGTGGTTCAGGGTCAGCCCCACGTCCACCGTCGCATATCCTGGGTGCGGTCCTTCATCACGCGTCCGTGGGTCATCAGTAACATCGAGCCGGACGCCCTCGTCATTCTCTCGCTGCGCGGCCTGACCAGTCGGTCCGAAATGATGGGGCTGCCCCGCCTCTTTCAGGCGCTATCGACAGCGGGCGTGGCCGGGATCATTCTCAGCGACGAGCTTCCAGAGGGAATTGCGACCAGCGAGGCGGAAGACACGCTCCCGATCCTCATCCTGCCGCCGGATGTCGGACTCCAGGAGGTCGAGCGCTCAGTCATCAGCCTCATCGTCGACCGCGACGGCCAGGTCCAGCGTCGCGCCCTCGAGATCTACCAGCGGTTGATTCAGCTCGCCCTCGACGGAGCGACGACCCAGGGAATGGCAGCCACGCTTGCTCAGGAAGCTGGTCGCGTCGTGTACCTGGAGAACGAGTACGGGATTCGGCAGGCGTTCGCCGCGCCGACCGACCGCGAGGTCCACGGGCTCCCACCGGACGAACAGTCCCACACGTTGTACTCCGCCCGCGACATCCTGGGCGTTTCGGCGGGCGCTCCGGCCTCCGATCAATCCATCGGCCCGATCCGGCGGATCCTGTCCAATCACGAGTACGCGGTCTGCTCTTCGCCCATCTCGCTCGGCGGGACGATCGCCGGCTTTCTGACGCTCCTCGGCCGGACCCAGGACATGCAGGACCTCGATGAGCAGATCGTCGTGCGCGCCGCATCGGCGTTCGCCGTTCCGATCGCCAAGCAGCGGGCTATTATGGAGACCCAGACGCGGTTGCAGGGCGGCTTTCTGGAACATCTCTTCTCGGGAACCTTTTCCGACGAAGACGAGATCGCCGCTCGCGCTCGGTATCTCGGCCACGATCTTCGCGAGCCCTACGATGCGGCGTGCATCGTGCTCGACGAGCCGACTGATGCGCGAGGCGCCGTGGACGAAGCCCAGCGCGCCGGCGTCTGGACGTCATTTCTCGACATCGCCCATCGCGAGATTCTCGAGCAATGGCCGCGCGCGCTCCTCCGCGAGCGCGGCGACGTGCTGGCCGTGCTGATCCCTGCCCGAGAGGCTGCGTCGCCATCCTCTCTCGGAGCGCAGATGGAGGCGACGCGCGCGCGCCTCGCCGCCCTCGTTGGGAGCGCGTCGCCCACCATCGGCCTCGGCCGGCGGGCTTCGGGACCCCGAGCCATCGTGCGCTCGTATGCCGAGGCGGAACGGGCCGCGCGCATCGGGCGTCAGTTTCTCGGCGGCAATCAGACGATCGCATTCGACGACCTTGGCGTATACCGCGTGATCGCCCGCGTTGAGGACCGCGAGACCCTCGAGGCGTTTTGTCGCGAGTACCTCGGCACCCTCGAAGAGTACGACGCCAAGCACGACGCGGAGCTGGTCGAGACCCTGGAGGGGTTCTTTGCCTGCAACGGCAATCACGCCCGCGCAGCAGACACGCTACACCTTCACAGAAACACGCTGCTCTACCGCCTGGACCGGATCCAGGCGCTCACGGGACGCGATCTCGCCGATGCAGAGAATAGACTCTCTCTACAACTGGCGCTGAAGATCCGCCGAGTCGTTCCGACGCTGCGGGCCGGAGGTCCGCGAAGTCCGTCAGGAGAAGAGCCTTGA
- the recA gene encoding recombinase RecA produces EKERALEMALAQIEKNFGKGSIMRLGEASDRLAVDVIPTGAIALDLALGVGGIPRGRITEIYGPESSGKTTLLQHVIAHAQASGGIAALIDAEHAFDPIYAQNCGVRVDEMLISQPDTGEQALEIAEALVRSGALDVVCIDSVAALVPRAELEGDMGDAHVGLQARLMSQALRKLTGAISRSRTSVVFTNQLREKIGVMFGNPETTPGGRSLKFYASVRLDIRRIDSIKQGTTVIGNRTRVRVVKNKVAPPFRTAEFDIMYNEGISRAGSILDVGTDLEIVRKSGAFFSFGDIRLGQGRENAKEYLRQNPEIADEIERQIRQSAVGLLPMKLAVGDGVVEEESVFALGE; encoded by the coding sequence GCGAGAAAGAACGGGCACTGGAGATGGCGCTGGCGCAGATCGAGAAGAATTTTGGAAAAGGCTCGATCATGCGCCTGGGGGAAGCCAGCGATCGCCTGGCTGTCGACGTCATTCCGACCGGGGCAATCGCCCTCGATCTCGCTTTGGGGGTCGGGGGGATTCCGCGCGGACGCATCACCGAGATCTACGGCCCAGAATCCTCGGGGAAGACGACGCTCCTGCAGCACGTCATCGCTCACGCGCAGGCGTCGGGAGGCATAGCCGCGCTCATCGACGCCGAGCACGCCTTCGACCCCATCTACGCCCAGAACTGCGGCGTTCGCGTCGACGAGATGTTGATCTCCCAGCCGGACACGGGCGAGCAGGCGTTAGAGATCGCCGAGGCGCTCGTCCGGAGCGGCGCCCTCGACGTGGTGTGCATCGATTCGGTGGCGGCGCTGGTGCCGAGGGCTGAGCTGGAAGGCGACATGGGCGATGCACACGTCGGCCTTCAGGCGCGCTTGATGTCCCAGGCGCTCCGCAAGCTGACCGGCGCGATCAGTCGATCGCGCACGTCCGTCGTCTTCACGAACCAGCTTCGCGAGAAGATCGGGGTGATGTTCGGCAACCCCGAGACGACACCCGGCGGCCGGTCGCTGAAGTTTTACGCATCGGTGCGCCTGGACATCCGTCGGATCGACTCCATCAAACAGGGCACGACCGTGATTGGGAACCGCACCCGCGTCCGCGTCGTGAAAAACAAGGTCGCGCCGCCGTTTCGCACGGCCGAGTTCGACATCATGTACAACGAAGGAATTTCTCGCGCCGGAAGCATTCTCGACGTCGGGACCGACCTGGAGATCGTTCGAAAGAGCGGAGCATTCTTCTCCTTTGGCGACATCCGTCTCGGCCAAGGTCGCGAGAATGCCAAGGAGTACCTGCGGCAGAATCCGGAGATCGCGGACGAGATCGAACGGCAGATCCGACAGTCGGCGGTGGGGTTACTACCGATGAAGCTGGCGGTGGGCGATGGTGTGGTCGAAGAAGAGAGCGTTTTCGCTCTCGGCGAATAG
- the glnA gene encoding type I glutamate--ammonia ligase, translating to MTEPSAQHDQRTDVFERARASDVKFVNLQFTDIMGVAKNVTIPFHRFGDAIDHGLWFDGSSIDGFARIHESDMYLAPDLSTFRVIPWESGENTTASVICNVFTPDGDQFPGDPRYVLQRNLADAAEMGFSFLTGPELEFFLLKNGGTGLVESLPHDRASYFDVTTDQAADVRKEMVTALEQLGIVVEATHHEVATGQHEIDFRHAGALQTADNTAIFKIALKSVARRHDLHATFMPKPFYGLPGSGMHTHQSLADVHTGANAFHDAEDEYELSQIARFFIAGQLTHARAMAAIVTPLVNSYKRLVPGYEAPAYISWARTNRSALVRVPRVSAGRGQSTRIEFRCPDPSCNPYLAFAVMLAAGLDGIRRQLPLPLPIEEDLFHFDEGMMAKHAVGTLPASLAEALSEFERDDVMTRAVGDHIAEWFVEAKRQEWNDYRARVTPWEIDRYLETY from the coding sequence TTGACAGAACCCAGCGCACAGCACGACCAGCGCACCGACGTGTTCGAACGGGCGCGCGCGTCCGACGTCAAATTTGTCAACCTGCAGTTCACCGACATCATGGGCGTGGCGAAAAACGTCACGATCCCGTTCCATCGCTTCGGTGATGCCATCGACCACGGCCTGTGGTTCGACGGCTCGTCCATCGACGGGTTCGCGCGGATCCATGAAAGCGACATGTATCTTGCCCCGGACCTGTCGACGTTTCGCGTGATTCCGTGGGAGTCCGGCGAAAATACCACCGCGTCCGTCATCTGCAACGTCTTCACGCCCGACGGCGACCAGTTCCCCGGCGATCCGCGCTACGTGCTCCAGCGCAACCTGGCGGACGCCGCGGAGATGGGCTTCTCGTTTCTCACCGGACCCGAGCTGGAGTTCTTTCTGCTCAAGAACGGAGGAACCGGACTCGTCGAGTCGCTCCCGCACGACCGAGCGAGCTACTTTGATGTCACCACGGACCAGGCGGCCGACGTGCGAAAAGAGATGGTGACAGCGCTCGAACAGCTCGGCATCGTCGTCGAGGCTACCCATCATGAAGTGGCCACCGGACAGCACGAGATCGACTTTCGGCACGCGGGCGCGCTTCAGACGGCCGACAATACGGCGATCTTCAAGATCGCATTGAAGTCGGTCGCCCGGCGCCACGATTTGCACGCGACGTTCATGCCGAAGCCGTTTTACGGGCTCCCCGGTTCGGGCATGCACACGCACCAGAGCCTGGCCGACGTGCACACCGGAGCCAACGCCTTCCACGACGCCGAGGACGAATACGAGCTGTCTCAGATCGCGCGCTTTTTCATCGCCGGGCAGTTGACTCATGCGCGCGCCATGGCGGCGATCGTGACACCCTTAGTCAATTCCTATAAGCGCCTGGTCCCGGGGTACGAAGCGCCCGCATACATTAGCTGGGCGCGGACAAACCGCTCGGCATTGGTCCGTGTGCCGCGAGTCAGCGCTGGGCGCGGCCAGTCAACGCGGATCGAATTTCGATGCCCAGACCCGAGCTGCAACCCCTACCTGGCCTTCGCGGTTATGCTGGCGGCCGGCCTCGACGGCATTCGACGCCAGCTACCGCTGCCGCTGCCCATCGAGGAGGACCTGTTCCACTTCGACGAGGGGATGATGGCCAAGCACGCCGTCGGCACGCTGCCCGCGTCCCTCGCCGAGGCGCTCTCGGAATTCGAGCGCGACGATGTTATGACGCGCGCCGTGGGGGACCACATCGCAGAGTGGTTCGTCGAAGCGAAGCGCCAGGAGTGGAACGACTATCGCGCCCGCGTCACGCCGTGGGAGATCGATCGGTACCTCGAGACGTATTGA
- a CDS encoding ubiquinone/menaquinone biosynthesis methyltransferase: MINARAPEPDSPTSIPLGGADRGRRVRDMFGRIVPRYDLMNRLMTLGMDGRWRDLAAAAAEPAGADALDLATGTGDLALALRTHGARHVVAADFCAPMLEAAREKLQRRSETAIDLVLADALRLPFADASFDCVASGFLLRNVSDVPRALGEMHRVLRPGGRVVSLELTRLSFGPLSAAFRAYFTYVVPLVGGIVSGDPAAYRYLPASVRVFPPAEVLARTFREAGFQAVTYRTVGFGTTAIHRGQKA, encoded by the coding sequence GTGATCAACGCGCGGGCGCCGGAGCCCGACTCACCGACGTCAATCCCCCTCGGCGGCGCAGACCGCGGGCGCCGAGTTCGCGACATGTTCGGTCGTATCGTGCCGCGCTACGACCTGATGAACCGACTCATGACCTTGGGAATGGACGGTCGCTGGCGAGACCTCGCCGCCGCGGCCGCGGAGCCGGCGGGGGCCGACGCGCTCGATCTCGCCACGGGGACTGGCGACCTCGCCCTCGCCCTGCGGACGCACGGCGCGCGCCACGTCGTCGCGGCCGATTTCTGCGCGCCGATGCTGGAAGCGGCGCGCGAGAAGCTCCAACGCCGGAGCGAGACCGCGATCGATCTCGTTCTTGCCGATGCGCTCCGCCTCCCCTTTGCCGACGCATCATTCGACTGCGTCGCGAGCGGCTTCCTGTTGCGGAACGTATCGGACGTCCCGCGAGCCCTCGGGGAGATGCACCGCGTCTTGCGGCCGGGCGGACGGGTCGTCAGTCTCGAGCTCACTCGATTGTCCTTCGGGCCGTTGTCGGCAGCCTTCAGGGCGTATTTCACCTATGTCGTGCCGCTCGTGGGCGGGATCGTCAGTGGCGATCCCGCGGCCTATCGCTATCTGCCAGCCTCCGTCCGTGTCTTCCCGCCTGCGGAGGTGCTGGCCCGCACGTTCCGCGAGGCCGGCTTTCAAGCCGTGACCTATCGGACCGTCGGCTTCGGGACGACCGCGATCCACCGAGGGCAAAAGGCCTAG
- a CDS encoding aspartate carbamoyltransferase catalytic subunit, with protein MPWAGRRHVLDLNDFSRDEVLQVLETADRMKEVLARPIRRVPALRGRSIVNLFYEASTRTRVSFELAAKTLGADVVNVSATGSSVEKGETLLDTVRTLHALGADLLTIRHSHSGAPYTVAAHVDVPVINAGDGTHAHPTQALLDAYTIRERFGRVEGLRVVIVGDIAHSRVARSNAWGLHLLGASVCLCGPPTLLPPTTIAPAAEPPWPVEIDMDLDHAIADADVVMPLRVQLERQEGNRLASLRAYARDFGISRQRLARAAPGAIVMHPGPMNEGVEIDADVAHGAQSVVQSQVTNGVAVRMAVIYLLMAASQVGSKARAPAQHDRGGRREPQMEVRA; from the coding sequence ATCCCCTGGGCGGGCCGCCGACACGTGCTCGACCTGAACGATTTCTCCCGCGATGAAGTCCTCCAGGTCCTGGAGACGGCAGACCGTATGAAAGAAGTGCTGGCGCGGCCAATCCGCCGCGTACCGGCGCTGCGCGGGCGCAGCATCGTCAACCTCTTCTATGAGGCGAGCACCCGGACGCGCGTGTCGTTCGAGCTGGCCGCGAAAACGCTCGGGGCGGATGTCGTCAACGTGTCGGCGACGGGGAGTAGCGTCGAGAAGGGCGAGACGCTGCTCGATACCGTTCGCACTCTGCACGCCCTCGGCGCGGATTTGCTCACCATCCGGCACAGCCATTCGGGCGCTCCGTACACCGTCGCGGCGCACGTCGACGTCCCGGTCATCAACGCGGGCGACGGCACCCACGCGCACCCGACGCAGGCGCTCCTCGACGCCTATACCATCCGCGAGCGATTCGGCCGCGTGGAAGGGCTCCGCGTCGTCATCGTCGGAGACATCGCCCACAGCCGTGTCGCTCGGTCCAACGCGTGGGGCCTGCACCTGCTGGGGGCGAGCGTCTGCCTGTGTGGCCCGCCAACATTACTTCCGCCCACGACCATCGCACCTGCCGCAGAGCCCCCATGGCCCGTCGAAATCGACATGGACCTCGATCACGCCATCGCCGACGCCGACGTGGTCATGCCGCTGCGCGTCCAGCTCGAGCGCCAGGAGGGCAACCGACTCGCATCGCTTCGAGCGTACGCCCGCGACTTCGGCATTTCGCGGCAGCGGCTCGCGCGCGCGGCTCCGGGCGCAATCGTGATGCACCCTGGCCCCATGAACGAGGGCGTCGAGATCGACGCCGACGTCGCCCACGGCGCCCAGTCGGTCGTGCAATCCCAGGTGACCAATGGCGTCGCGGTTCGCATGGCGGTGATCTACCTGCTTATGGCAGCGTCCCAGGTCGGCAGCAAAGCCCGTGCGCCGGCGCAGCACGATCGTGGGGGTCGTCGGGAGCCTCAAATGGAGGTGCGGGCGTGA